A window of Acropora muricata isolate sample 2 chromosome 3, ASM3666990v1, whole genome shotgun sequence contains these coding sequences:
- the LOC136911067 gene encoding uncharacterized protein: MALSSCADDHSSSLILTINAFVRTEDHAKQVSLVFVLTSGRKKKDYRKVLKTILDLLPIALDVQQVTLDFEMAMWAALRIILPDVQIKGCVFHWTQAIWRKIQELGLQQQYTSDKGTYTYLRKIMALAFLPELEITPMFEIL, from the exons ATGGCACTTTCAAGCTGTGCAGACGACCATTCCAGCAGCTTAATTCTCACAATAAATGCATTTGTGCGGACTGAAGACCATGCCAAACAAGTATCTCTTGTGTTTGTCCTTACGTCtggtagaaaaaagaaagactacCGTAAG GTCCTCAAAACCATCCTTGACCTGTTACCTATTGCACTAGATGTGCAACAAGTTACTCTCGATTTTGAGATGGCCATGTGGGCTGCACTAAGAATTATCCTGCCAGATGTGCAAATCAAGGGTTGTGTTTTCCATTGGACACAGGCTATTTGGAGAAAG ATTCAAGAGCTTGGATTGCAGCAGCAGTATACCAGCGACAAGGGCACATATACATATCTGAGGAAAATCATGGCACTGGCATTCCTGCCTGAACTAGAGATCACTCCAATGTTCGAGATATTGTGA